The following are from one region of the Arachis duranensis cultivar V14167 chromosome 10, aradu.V14167.gnm2.J7QH, whole genome shotgun sequence genome:
- the LOC107471439 gene encoding class I heat shock protein-like → MSLISQMLGDDETLDPFLSMMNRCPVLSTPTDWKETKDAHVFLSDLPGLKKDEVKVEVDGRVLQISGDRHADDDDDEDKNKKMIKWHRVERCRGKFQRRFRLPENAKVEQVKAHIENGVLVVTVPKQELKKPNTKLVQIQGN, encoded by the coding sequence ATGTCTCTGATTTCTCAAATGCTTGGCGATGATGAAACCTTAGACCCTTTTCTGTCCATGATGAACAGGTGCCCCGTCCTAAGCACCCCAACAGATTGGAAGGAGACAAAAGACGCGCATGTTTTTCTTTCAGATCTTCCCGGTCTCAAGAAGGACGAGGTCAAGGTGGAGGTCGATGGAAGGGTGCTTCAGATAAGTGGTGATAGGCATGCGGATGACGACGATGACGAAGacaagaacaagaagatgaTAAAGTGGCACCGCGTTGAGCGGTGCCGCGGGAAGTTCCAGAGAAGGTTTAGGCTCCCGGAAAATGCTAAGGTTGAGCAGGTTAAAGCTCACATTGAGAATGGTGTGCTTGTTGTTACTGTCCCTAAGCAAGAGCTCAAGAAACCAAACACCAAACTGGTTCAGATTCAGGGAAATTGA